The genomic interval GGCTCCACCGACGGCTCCGCCGGGATCGCCCGCGGCCTGGGCGCCACCGTGGTGCACGAACCGCGCCGCGGGTTCGGCGCCGCCTGCCATGCCGGACTGCTGGCCGCCGACGCCGACATCGTCTGCTTCTGCGACTGCGACGCCTCCCTCGACCCCGCGCTGCTCACCCCGTTCGTCCGCGCCGTCCACGACGGCGACAGCGATCTGGTGCTGGGCCGCCGCCGTCCCCAAGGGCGCGGCGCCTGGCCGCCGCACGCCCGGCTCGGCAACCTCGCCCTCGCCCGGATGCTGCGCCGCCGTACCGGACTGCGACTGCACGACCTCGGCCCGCTGCGCGCCGCCCGGCGCACCGCGCTGCTCGGCCTCGGCCTCACCGACCGCCGCAGCGGCTACCCCCTGCAGATGGTCGTCCGGGCCGCCGACGCGGGCTGGCGGGTCGAGGAACGCGATGTGCCCTACCGGCCGCGCACCGGCCGGTCCAAGGTCACCGGCACCTGGCGCGGCACCTGGCACGCGGTGCGCGACATGCGCGACGTCCTGAACCAGCCGCCGCAGGCGTCCCGTACGGAGGAGACCGCCCGATGACCGAGCCCGCAGACCGGCCGGCATGTCCGGGGCCGACGACCGTCCTGGTCATCGCCAAGGAACCGGTGCCCGGCCGGGTCAAGACCCGCCTCACCCCGCCCTTCACCCCCGACGAGGCCGCCCAGTTGGCCGAGGCCGCGCTGTACGACACCCTCCGGGCCGTACGGGCGATGCCCGCGCGGCGGCGGGTGGTCGTCCTCGACGGCCGGCCGGGCGCCTGGCTGCCGGACGGCTTCGACGTCCGGCCGCAGTGCACAGGCGGCCTCGACGAGCGGCTCGCCGCGGCCTTCGCCGGCAGCGCGGGCCCGACCCTCCTCATCGGAATGGACACCCCGCAGATCACTCCTCGACTCCTCGCCCCCGCACTGGACGCCGGTGCCTGGGACGACTGCGACGCCTGGTTCGGTGCGGCCGAGGACGGCGGCTTCTGGGCGCTCGGTTTGGCCGACCCCGACCCCCGGCTGCTGCGCGGCGTCCCCATGTCCACCGGCCGCACCGGCGCCGTCCAGCGCGCGCGGCTGACCGCGGCCGGGCTCCGGGTGCGGGACCTGCCGCCCTTGCGGGACGTCGACACCGCCGACGATGCGGAGCGGGTCGCGGCCGCGGCCCCCGCCGGACGGTTCGCCGCCACCCTCGCCCGCCTGACCCCGGTCACCGGCCGATGAGCACCGCCACGCCGCCCACGGCACGGACCGACCGGCACGACACCGTCACCTGGGGCGCGGACCCGTACGCCGATGCGCTCCGCAGCGGCCGCGGCCCGCTCTTCCTGCGGCGCAGCGACGGCTGGCTGCTGCCGCTGGAGGTCGAGCGCTGGTGCGCCGGAGCGGACGCCGCCGATCTGTCGGCGCTGCGCCGCTGCGAGGGCGCCGTGCTCGACATCGGCTGCGGTCCCGGCCGGCTGGTCGCCGCGCTCGCCGCACAGGGCCGGCGGGCGCTCGGTATCGACGTCAGCTCGGCCGCGGTGGCCCGCACCGCGGCGACCGGCGGCTCCGCGCTGCACCGCTCGGTCTTCGACTCCCTTCCGGGGGAGGGCAGTTGGGGTACCGCGCTGCTCCTCGACGGCAACATCGGCATCGGCGGCGACCCGTACGCCCTGCTCACCCGCACCGCGGAACTGGTCGTCCGGCACGGTCTGCTGATCGTGGAGACCACCCCGGCGGACGTCGACGAACAGGTCCAGGTCCGGGTCGAGCGGGGGTACCACCCCGCGTCCGGTGCCGCGGGCGCACCGGGCGAGCCGTTCCCCTGGGCCCGGGTCGGCGCCGCCGCGCTGCTGCGCTACGCGGCGGCCGCCGACTGGACCCCCGTCGAGCAGTGGACCGTCACGGGCCGGCCCGATCAGGCGCCCGGCGCCACCCGCTGCTTCGTCTCGCTGCGCCGCCGGGGTGTCCCGCACATCCGCAGCTGAACCGTGCGCCCCAGCAGCCACAGGGCGGACAGTGCGCACAGCCCGGCGGTGACCAGCAGCCAGCGGGTCAGGAAGACCCCGCCGGGCAGCCGCGTCGTGGCCTCGTAGTGCGCCGCCGACGCACCGCCCGCCGAACCGGCGATCAGCGGGAACCACACCAGCAGCAGCAGCCCGGACAGCGCGGCGGGCACCCGGACGTACGCGGTCCGGGCCCGCCGGCCGGTCGCCGCCGCGGCGCGGACCAGCGCACGGTCGGCGAGCGCGTACAGCGGCAGCAGCACCAGATCGTGCAGCAGCGCCGCCCCGGCGAACCAGGCGAGCACCAGCGGCCACTGCCCGCCGGCCAGCAGCCGCACCCCCGCGTAGCCGGTGAGGGCGAACGAGGCGAGCATCAGCAGCAGATGCAGTGGTCCCTCGCCGTAGCGGCGGGGGAGGCGTACTGCTCCGAACGCCCGCACCACACGTCTGCGCAAGGATGGCCGGTCCCTCCGGGCCGCCCCTCCGCGCACGGCAGGTCGCCTGGTCCGCGCCGCCCGATCCGGCACCGCCGGTTGCCTCCTGCGCACCGTCACCACTCCCCGAACGTCAGTCGCGCGACCCACTTGGTCTGGAGCACCCCGGGAGCCGCCGGGACGATGATCCGCGCCGGATAGCCATGGTCGGGGGAGAGTTCGGCGCCGCCCACCCGCAGCGCGAGCAGCGACCGCGGATCGCGCACCTGGTTGTCGCGCAGCGCGGCCCGGCGGAACGCGCCGTGCAACTGGAGCGACTCGACCAGCACACCGGGCGGCCGGTCACCGAGCCCCACCAGCGCGGCGAGGTCCCGCAGCCGCACCCCGCTCCACTGCTGGTCGCCCGTCGACCAGCCCTCGACACAGGCGATCGG from Streptomyces caniferus carries:
- a CDS encoding class I SAM-dependent methyltransferase, with protein sequence MSTATPPTARTDRHDTVTWGADPYADALRSGRGPLFLRRSDGWLLPLEVERWCAGADAADLSALRRCEGAVLDIGCGPGRLVAALAAQGRRALGIDVSSAAVARTAATGGSALHRSVFDSLPGEGSWGTALLLDGNIGIGGDPYALLTRTAELVVRHGLLIVETTPADVDEQVQVRVERGYHPASGAAGAPGEPFPWARVGAAALLRYAAAADWTPVEQWTVTGRPDQAPGATRCFVSLRRRGVPHIRS
- a CDS encoding TIGR04282 family arsenosugar biosynthesis glycosyltransferase; the protein is MTEPADRPACPGPTTVLVIAKEPVPGRVKTRLTPPFTPDEAAQLAEAALYDTLRAVRAMPARRRVVVLDGRPGAWLPDGFDVRPQCTGGLDERLAAAFAGSAGPTLLIGMDTPQITPRLLAPALDAGAWDDCDAWFGAAEDGGFWALGLADPDPRLLRGVPMSTGRTGAVQRARLTAAGLRVRDLPPLRDVDTADDAERVAAAAPAGRFAATLARLTPVTGR
- a CDS encoding glycosyltransferase family 2 protein → MTHSPPPAPRPASVDVVLPCLDEAAALPWVLARIPAGWRAIVVDNGSTDGSAGIARGLGATVVHEPRRGFGAACHAGLLAADADIVCFCDCDASLDPALLTPFVRAVHDGDSDLVLGRRRPQGRGAWPPHARLGNLALARMLRRRTGLRLHDLGPLRAARRTALLGLGLTDRRSGYPLQMVVRAADAGWRVEERDVPYRPRTGRSKVTGTWRGTWHAVRDMRDVLNQPPQASRTEETAR